The Sporohalobacter salinus genome has a segment encoding these proteins:
- a CDS encoding RCC1 domain-containing protein → MLSYHSVALKEDGTLKAWGHDDYDQVTDTPTDSGYEQVSCGMFHNVALKKDGTLKAWGLDNDNQVTDTPTDSGYEQIACGRYYNVALKEDGTLKAWGRDNDNQVTDTPTDSGYEQIACGRYHSVALKEDGTLKAWGHDDYNQVTDTPTDSGYEQISCGLYHSVALKEDGTLEAWGHDDFDQVTDTPTDNGYKQVSCGIFHNVALKEDGTLKAWGRDNDNQVTDTPTDNGYKQVSCGGYHNVALKEDGTLKAWGRDSNNQVTDTPTDSGYIFLMTSSGNIITEDPPIESSAFFYGRGKQYVNAETEEIPLITSSVSFQGSGKKQINGTLIITTASVQHQGTGELQAPADKIKGARLHYTGDGTQQSRAKAEMNASSNAYGKGKMKYKALILSIPDGAYLIDKDNYRSKNQPSKSDEMANKIIINTQPLVPLSEQQVYEKELTLSVGEIKNITAKYDDSDIPVIDSIASLTGNTNSTINSTEYYAWGADITIENTGSSEETFTLIINAKPLEVQGIEKVTAKDEASIREHEEIKYDLEENHLIQKEEMAQQIADIVLASAKDPRRDVELDWRGNPALILADLITVPEYSDYGNFYVTRQNLEYDGALTANTEGRKINV, encoded by the coding sequence ATGCTAAGTTATCATAGTGTAGCACTAAAAGAAGATGGAACACTGAAAGCCTGGGGACATGATGATTATGATCAAGTAACAGACACACCTACAGATAGCGGGTATGAACAGGTAAGTTGTGGAATGTTTCATAATGTAGCACTAAAAAAAGATGGAACACTGAAAGCCTGGGGACTAGATAATGATAATCAAGTAACAGACACGCCTACAGATAGTGGGTATGAACAGATAGCGTGTGGGCGTTACTATAATGTGGCACTAAAAGAAGATGGAACACTGAAAGCCTGGGGACGAGATAATGATAATCAAGTAACAGACACACCTACAGATAGTGGGTATGAACAGATAGCGTGTGGGCGTTATCATAGTGTAGCACTAAAAGAAGATGGAACACTGAAAGCCTGGGGACATGATGATTATAATCAAGTAACAGACACGCCTACAGATAGCGGGTATGAACAGATAAGTTGTGGATTATACCATAGTGTAGCACTAAAAGAAGATGGAACACTGGAAGCCTGGGGACATGATGATTTTGATCAAGTAACAGATACACCTACAGATAACGGGTATAAACAGGTGAGTTGTGGAATATTTCATAATGTAGCACTAAAAGAAGATGGAACACTGAAAGCCTGGGGACGAGATAATGATAATCAAGTAACAGACACACCTACAGATAACGGGTATAAACAGGTAAGTTGTGGAGGTTACCATAATGTAGCACTAAAAGAAGATGGAACACTGAAAGCCTGGGGACGAGATAGTAATAATCAAGTAACAGACACACCTACAGATAGTGGGTATATTTTTTTAATGACTTCTTCGGGTAATATTATTACTGAAGATCCTCCAATAGAAAGTTCAGCGTTTTTTTATGGGAGGGGTAAACAATATGTCAATGCTGAAACAGAAGAAATACCGTTAATAACTAGCTCAGTGTCTTTTCAGGGATCAGGTAAAAAACAAATTAATGGTACATTAATTATCACTACTGCAAGCGTACAACATCAAGGAACAGGTGAACTGCAAGCTCCAGCAGATAAAATTAAAGGTGCTAGGTTGCACTATACTGGAGATGGAACCCAGCAGTCCAGAGCAAAGGCTGAGATGAATGCTAGTTCTAATGCTTATGGGAAAGGGAAGATGAAATACAAGGCGCTTATATTATCTATTCCAGATGGTGCTTATTTAATAGATAAAGATAATTATAGAAGCAAAAACCAGCCTTCTAAGTCTGATGAGATGGCGAATAAAATCATAATTAATACTCAACCACTTGTTCCGCTTTCAGAACAGCAAGTATATGAGAAAGAATTAACACTTAGTGTCGGAGAAATCAAAAATATTACAGCAAAATATGATGACAGCGACATACCAGTTATTGATTCTATTGCTAGTCTTACTGGTAATACAAATAGTACCATCAATAGTACTGAATATTATGCCTGGGGGGCTGACATAACAATAGAAAATACAGGAAGTAGTGAAGAAACCTTCACATTAATTATTAATGCGAAACCTCTGGAAGTACAAGGAATAGAAAAAGTAACTGCTAAGGATGAAGCAAGTATTAGAGAGCATGAAGAAATTAAGTATGATCTAGAAGAGAATCATTTAATTCAAAAAGAAGAAATGGCGCAACAAATAGCTGATATTGTTCTTGCAAGCGCAAAAGATCCGCGACGTGATGTAGAACTTGATTGGCGTGGAAATCCAGCATTAATATTAGCTGATTTAATTACTGTCCCCGAATATAGTGACTATGGGAATTTCTATGTAACAAGACAAAATTTAGAATATGATGGTGCATTAACTGCAAATACAGAGGGGAGGAAGATCAATGTCTGA
- a CDS encoding glycoside hydrolase family protein: protein MPSIKDQLILHEGLEIELYKCPAGHWTIGVGRNLEADPLSQEEVLELLKEQGVTKEIAIKWLDEKIDEITDQLEQYDWYCSLDDIRKKVIIDMVFNLGIDGLLSFENMINALKEEDFEKAAEEMKDSQWYHQVKIRGKRLVKMMRTGEDYQ, encoded by the coding sequence ATGCCGAGCATAAAAGATCAATTAATTTTACATGAAGGCTTAGAAATTGAGTTATATAAATGTCCTGCCGGCCACTGGACCATCGGTGTTGGTAGAAATTTAGAGGCTGATCCACTATCTCAAGAAGAGGTTCTGGAGCTACTTAAAGAACAGGGCGTAACCAAAGAAATTGCTATAAAGTGGTTAGATGAAAAAATAGATGAGATCACAGATCAATTAGAGCAATATGATTGGTATTGCAGTCTTGATGACATACGCAAGAAAGTGATTATCGATATGGTTTTTAACCTGGGGATCGATGGTCTGCTTTCATTTGAGAATATGATCAATGCTTTAAAGGAAGAAGATTTCGAGAAAGCTGCAGAGGAGATGAAGGATTCACAATGGTACCATCAAGTAAAGATAAGGGGAAAACGGCTAGTTAAGATGATGCGAACCGGAGAGGATTATCAATAA
- a CDS encoding phage tail fiber protein: protein MNMTDFLEQKLLEHSFLNLPWSSPSTVYVALCTADPTETGDQTNEISATNYSRQSIDFSDVAADSNSEASLIENNLDIEFGQASVDWGEITHAAIMNAETDGNMLMYSQLTAFVTGEIFTSNYDTAVSLDQDGIIEGSETVTDTDGTGEYYEGRDYTMNYTNGEITVLSSGAMSDAADYLIDYEYANSKVINSGDLFRIPATELVVAFD from the coding sequence ATGAATATGACTGATTTTTTAGAGCAGAAACTGCTTGAACATAGTTTTCTTAATCTACCTTGGAGTTCTCCGAGCACGGTATATGTAGCACTTTGCACAGCAGATCCTACAGAAACAGGCGATCAAACTAATGAAATTAGCGCTACTAATTACAGTAGACAATCTATAGATTTCAGTGATGTAGCAGCTGACTCTAACAGTGAAGCTTCATTAATAGAAAACAATCTTGATATAGAATTTGGACAGGCAAGTGTAGACTGGGGAGAAATTACTCACGCTGCTATAATGAACGCTGAAACTGATGGTAATATGCTTATGTATTCTCAATTGACTGCTTTTGTAACTGGTGAAATTTTCACAAGTAATTATGATACTGCCGTATCACTTGATCAAGACGGTATTATAGAAGGAAGCGAAACTGTTACTGATACTGATGGTACTGGAGAATACTATGAAGGTAGAGACTATACAATGAACTATACTAACGGAGAAATTACGGTATTATCTTCCGGGGCTATGTCGGATGCTGCGGATTATCTAATTGATTATGAATATGCTAATTCAAAAGTAATTAACAGTGGTGATCTATTTAGGATTCCTGCTACTGAATTAGTGGTTGCATTTGATTAG
- a CDS encoding YvrJ family protein, translating to MKDIANFIQQVGFPAFVAIYVLVRLEPLIQSNTEAINKLAIAISNLSEVDGNELSEQLNDNN from the coding sequence ATGAAAGATATAGCTAATTTCATTCAACAAGTTGGTTTCCCGGCGTTTGTAGCAATATATGTTCTTGTGAGGTTAGAGCCTCTTATACAAAGCAATACAGAAGCTATCAATAAATTAGCCATAGCAATATCTAATTTGAGTGAAGTTGATGGCAATGAGTTATCTGAACAACTTAATGATAATAATTAG